The following are encoded together in the Scomber scombrus chromosome 7, fScoSco1.1, whole genome shotgun sequence genome:
- the LOC133983960 gene encoding C-type lectin domain family 2 member B-like — protein MYKVIGISFGLLCIIQFTLNVVLHLRGTGVCNKLDFDYINSTNGTLMSPEDFMELLQQKDKMLEQQEDQIMKLQSENEQIKRVLDGNVQNFRDCPVGWLEYKSSCYQFTDERKDWENASDDCEAKRAHLAILDDADKMDFLGRFQDRLTVWIGLRSQQDGPLTAWTWVDGRQYTYRNNDNWLQSSHPSLNCAYADQHPILHLVPASCREQHGWLCEKELK, from the exons ATGTATAAGGTGATTGGAATCAGCTTCGGCCTGCTGTGCATCATACAGTTCACTCTCAATGTTGTTCTTCATCTCCGAGGAA ctgGGGTTTGTAACAAGTTAGACTTCGACTACATCAACTCTACCAATGGCACTCTTATGTCCCCTGAAGACTTCATGGAGCTGCTtcaacagaaagacaaaatgcTTGAGCAACAAGAAGATCAGATAATGAAACttcaaagtgaaaatgaacaGATAAAGAGGGTTCTTGATGGCAATG TACAAAACTTCCGAGACTGTCCTGTGGGCTGGTTGGAATACAAGTCGAGCTGTTACCAATTTACCGATGAGAGAAAGGATTGGGAAAATGCCAGCGATGACTGTGAGGCAAAGAGAGCTCATTTGGCCATTTTAGATGATGCAGATAAAatg GATTTTCTTGGAAGGTTTCAGGACAGACTTACGGTGTGGATTGGGTTGAGGAGTCAACAAGACGGTCCTCTCACGGCGTGGACTTGGGTGGATGGACGCCAATATACCTATCG TAACAACGATAACTGGCTGCAGTCAAGTCATCCGAGTTTGAACTGCGCCTATGCTGATCAACACCCAATTCTGCACTTGGTCCCCGCCTCCTGTCGAGAACAACACGGCTGGTTGTGTGAGAAGGAGCTGAAATGA
- the mettl6 gene encoding tRNA N(3)-methylcytidine methyltransferase METTL6, whose product MALLENKSSEAADNNKITSCEEEQEVELKDEVSAARVLSQEELQRLGSEKTLVSDFKQMKLEKEAQKNWDLFYKRNTTNFFKDRHWTTREFEELKACREFESQRLVLLEAGCGVGNCIFPLLEDDLNIFAYACDFSPRAVEFVKQNPLYCPERCCAFQCDLTKDDLRDNVPESSVDVIMLIFVLSAIHPDKMKLALQNISRVLKPGGIVLFRDYGLHDHAMLRFKAGSKLGENFYVRQDGTRSYFFSKELLAELFEEAGFQSVTNDYVLRETVNKKEGLCVPRVFLQSKFTKPAPSQSS is encoded by the exons atgGCACTGCTGGAAAATAAAAGCTCAGAAGctgctgataataataaaataacatcatgtgaagaagaacaagaagtgGAGTTGAAAGATGAAGTTTCTGCTGCTAGAGTTTTAtcccaggaggagctgcagagactGGGCAGTGAGAAGACTCTGGTGTCTGACTTTAAGCAGATGAAGTTGGAGAAAGAAGCTCAGAAAAACTGGGATTTGTTTTATAAAAGAAACACCACCAATTTCTTCAAGGACAGACACTGGACCACCAGAGAGTTTGAAGAGCTGAAAGCATGCAGAGAG TTTGAGTCTCAGAGGTTGGTGCTGCTGGAGGCCGGATGCGGAGTGGGTAACTGCATCTTCCCTCTGCTGGAGGACGACCTCAACATCTTCGCTTACGCCTGTGACTTCTCACCACGAGCGGTTGAATTTGTCAAA CAAAACCCACTGTACTGCCCCGAGCGCTGCTGTGCCTTCCAGTGCGATTTAACCAAAGATGACCTGAGGGATAATGTGCCGGAGAGCAGCGTGGACGTCATCATGCTCATCTTCGTCCTGTCGGCCATCCATCCAGACAAGATGAAGCTGGCGTTGCAGAACATCAGCAGG gtgCTGAAGCCCGGTGGCATCGTCCTGTTCAGGGACTACGGCCTGCACGATCACGCCATGCTCCGATTTAAAGCCGGCAGCAAACTGGGGGAGAACTTCTATGTCCGACAAGACGGCACCAGGTCCTACTTCTTCTCTAAAG AGTTGCTGGCTGAGCTGTTTGAGGAGGCGGGTTTCCAGTCTGTCACTAACGATTACGTCCTGAGAGAGACGGTCAACAAGAAGGAGGGCCTTTGTGTTCCCAGAGTGTTCCTGCAGAGCAAATTCACCAAACCTGCCCCGTCACAGAGCTCCTGA